In Montipora foliosa isolate CH-2021 chromosome 13, ASM3666993v2, whole genome shotgun sequence, one DNA window encodes the following:
- the LOC137983666 gene encoding uncharacterized protein isoform X1 has protein sequence MVGVVRSLGLAKIILCIFLTAWPQTSTVFTHAKNAPNFYTNGWAIRVEGGIETAKRIARSHGFERVEPIGTLENFFHLEHAEEPRRSRRSADERTEMLMQDPQVMWAEQQHEKIRVKRGHFHDRMIARGIVPRFNDPLWDAQWYLDDKRVEQDLDIHVLPVWNQGITGKGVVVTILDDVVDHGQCGCEDVISEIWSSSSPVVRDLGQCGRGHAADGQQQCAGEDAGRMEISEIWTSLSPAEGNSVQCDDDHSGEEPERELAVMGNQMLSVANNLMETQQPLPQVNDSNQLEDIQLIARARAVGIQYEFAHPGVQESEDDRKKESGEIKGEYQMEREGCVQSLVIYHHLHLQDQVSSRMKHTVLYVRLRSTR, from the exons ATGGTTGGAGTTGTGCGGTCTTTGGGCCtcgccaagataatattatgtATCTTTTTAACAGCGTGGCCCCAAACATCGACCGTTTTCACTCATGCTAAAAACGCCCCAAACTTCTATACCAACGGATGGGCAATTCGGGTGGAGGGTGGCATTGAAACAGCCAAGAGAATTGCGAGATCACATGGGTTTGAAAGAGTTGAACCG ATCGGTACTTTGGAAAACTTTTTTCACTTAGAACATGCAGAAGAACCACGTCGCTCTAGACGCAGTGCAGATGAACGCACAGAGATGCTTATGCAAGATCCTCAG GTGATGTGGGCAGAACAACAACACGAGAAAATTCGTGTAAAAAGAGGTCACTTTCACGACCGCATGATTGCCAGAGGAATTGTTCCTCGTTTTAATGATCCACTGTGGGATGCTCAGTGGTATCTG GATGACAAGCGAGTGGAACAGGACTTGGATATACACGTTCTTCCGGTCTGGAACCAAGGCATTACGGGAAAGGGCGTGGTCGTTACCATTCTGGACGACG tcgTGGATCATGGGCAATGTGGTTGTGAAGATGTAATTTCTGAGATATGGTCAAGCTCATCGCCTGTTGTAAGAGATTTAGGTCAGTGTGGTCGTGGTCATGCAG CGGATGGACAACAGCAATGTGCAGGTGAAGATGCTGGTCGAATGGAAATTTCTGAGATATGGACAAGCTTGTCGCCTGCTGAAGGAAATTCAGTTCAGTGTGATGATGATCATTCag GAGAAGAGCCTGAAAGAGAGCTTGCTGTAATGGGAAATCAAATGCTCTCAGTGGCAAACAACTTGATGGAGACACAGCAACCTCTCCCACAAGTTAATGACAGCAACCAATTGGAAGATATACAGCTTATTGCGAGGGCAAGAGCAGTTGGTATACAGTATGAGTTTGCACATCCTGGTGTACAAGAAAGTGAAGatgacagaaaaaaagaaagcggcGAAATCAAAGGAGAGTATCAGATGGAGAGAGAAGGTTGTGTGCAGTCATTGGTGATATACCACCACCTCCACTTGCAGGATCAAGTCAGCTCGAGGATGAAGCATACTGTGCTATACGTGCGTTTGAGGTCGACCAGATGA
- the LOC137983666 gene encoding uncharacterized protein isoform X2, with translation MVGVVRSLGLAKIILCIFLTAWPQTSTVFTHAKNAPNFYTNGWAIRVEGGIETAKRIARSHGFERVEPIGTLENFFHLEHAEEPRRSRRSADERTEMLMQDPQVMWAEQQHEKIRVKRGHFHDRMIARGIVPRFNDPLWDAQWYLDDKRVEQDLDIHVLPVWNQGITGKGVVVTILDDVVDHGQCGCEDVISEIWSSSSPVVRDLADGQQQCAGEDAGRMEISEIWTSLSPAEGNSVQCDDDHSGEEPERELAVMGNQMLSVANNLMETQQPLPQVNDSNQLEDIQLIARARAVGIQYEFAHPGVQESEDDRKKESGEIKGEYQMEREGCVQSLVIYHHLHLQDQVSSRMKHTVLYVRLRSTR, from the exons ATGGTTGGAGTTGTGCGGTCTTTGGGCCtcgccaagataatattatgtATCTTTTTAACAGCGTGGCCCCAAACATCGACCGTTTTCACTCATGCTAAAAACGCCCCAAACTTCTATACCAACGGATGGGCAATTCGGGTGGAGGGTGGCATTGAAACAGCCAAGAGAATTGCGAGATCACATGGGTTTGAAAGAGTTGAACCG ATCGGTACTTTGGAAAACTTTTTTCACTTAGAACATGCAGAAGAACCACGTCGCTCTAGACGCAGTGCAGATGAACGCACAGAGATGCTTATGCAAGATCCTCAG GTGATGTGGGCAGAACAACAACACGAGAAAATTCGTGTAAAAAGAGGTCACTTTCACGACCGCATGATTGCCAGAGGAATTGTTCCTCGTTTTAATGATCCACTGTGGGATGCTCAGTGGTATCTG GATGACAAGCGAGTGGAACAGGACTTGGATATACACGTTCTTCCGGTCTGGAACCAAGGCATTACGGGAAAGGGCGTGGTCGTTACCATTCTGGACGACG tcgTGGATCATGGGCAATGTGGTTGTGAAGATGTAATTTCTGAGATATGGTCAAGCTCATCGCCTGTTGTAAGAGATTTAG CGGATGGACAACAGCAATGTGCAGGTGAAGATGCTGGTCGAATGGAAATTTCTGAGATATGGACAAGCTTGTCGCCTGCTGAAGGAAATTCAGTTCAGTGTGATGATGATCATTCag GAGAAGAGCCTGAAAGAGAGCTTGCTGTAATGGGAAATCAAATGCTCTCAGTGGCAAACAACTTGATGGAGACACAGCAACCTCTCCCACAAGTTAATGACAGCAACCAATTGGAAGATATACAGCTTATTGCGAGGGCAAGAGCAGTTGGTATACAGTATGAGTTTGCACATCCTGGTGTACAAGAAAGTGAAGatgacagaaaaaaagaaagcggcGAAATCAAAGGAGAGTATCAGATGGAGAGAGAAGGTTGTGTGCAGTCATTGGTGATATACCACCACCTCCACTTGCAGGATCAAGTCAGCTCGAGGATGAAGCATACTGTGCTATACGTGCGTTTGAGGTCGACCAGATGA
- the LOC137983666 gene encoding neuroendocrine convertase 1-like isoform X3, whose product MVGVVRSLGLAKIILCIFLTAWPQTSTVFTHAKNAPNFYTNGWAIRVEGGIETAKRIARSHGFERVEPIGTLENFFHLEHAEEPRRSRRSADERTEMLMQDPQVMWAEQQHEKIRVKRGHFHDRMIARGIVPRFNDPLWDAQWYLDDKRVEQDLDIHVLPVWNQGITGKGVVVTILDDVVDHGQCGCEDVISEIWSSSSPVVRDLGQCGRGHAADGQQQCAGEDAGRMEISEIWTSLSPAEGNSVQCDDDHSEIHCRGLGLVAHAHSD is encoded by the exons ATGGTTGGAGTTGTGCGGTCTTTGGGCCtcgccaagataatattatgtATCTTTTTAACAGCGTGGCCCCAAACATCGACCGTTTTCACTCATGCTAAAAACGCCCCAAACTTCTATACCAACGGATGGGCAATTCGGGTGGAGGGTGGCATTGAAACAGCCAAGAGAATTGCGAGATCACATGGGTTTGAAAGAGTTGAACCG ATCGGTACTTTGGAAAACTTTTTTCACTTAGAACATGCAGAAGAACCACGTCGCTCTAGACGCAGTGCAGATGAACGCACAGAGATGCTTATGCAAGATCCTCAG GTGATGTGGGCAGAACAACAACACGAGAAAATTCGTGTAAAAAGAGGTCACTTTCACGACCGCATGATTGCCAGAGGAATTGTTCCTCGTTTTAATGATCCACTGTGGGATGCTCAGTGGTATCTG GATGACAAGCGAGTGGAACAGGACTTGGATATACACGTTCTTCCGGTCTGGAACCAAGGCATTACGGGAAAGGGCGTGGTCGTTACCATTCTGGACGACG tcgTGGATCATGGGCAATGTGGTTGTGAAGATGTAATTTCTGAGATATGGTCAAGCTCATCGCCTGTTGTAAGAGATTTAGGTCAGTGTGGTCGTGGTCATGCAG CGGATGGACAACAGCAATGTGCAGGTGAAGATGCTGGTCGAATGGAAATTTCTGAGATATGGACAAGCTTGTCGCCTGCTGAAGGAAATTCAGTTCAGTGTGATGATGATCATTCag AAATCCActgcagaggactgggactagttgcacaTGCAcattctgattga
- the LOC137983380 gene encoding uncharacterized protein, with protein MDDQGPAPQQLVSGETNASGDSTVSGVILADPGVNVQAEVEAALNQVVSEPREVETDQAQQGAEQPVIPWPTTDTSPASEFTTPYFFTMVFPCLFPYGKGDYHINRPISCRALHEWAEHLLWYQDGRFARHKVWKFVVHNMILRKRTLEQSRYFVDQQLGDPHITVADLQERLARGDTSFTNKLLYFGANLRGTAQYWHQRRRELRAFVEFRVNEKHGLPSFFMTGSCAEFYFPPLKRLLEEYILQSTGEEVNLAENSNARFKAIQENTHVVVSYFDLRTQSYHEKVLKAVFGVSDYWYRYEFAKSRGQIHWHQLSWREDRQPHQLLHEAREDGCDENEYAAIGQRK; from the coding sequence ATGGATGACCAAGGCCCAGCTCCACAGCAATTAGTTTCTGGTGAAACAAATGCCAGTGGTGACTCAACAGTCTCTGGAGTGATTCTTGCTGACCCAGGGGTGAATGTGCAAGCTGAAGTAGAAGCAGCCTTAAATCAGGTTGTGTCTGAACCGAGGGAAGTTGAGACAGACCAAGCACAACAAGGAGCGGAACAACCAGTGATCCCATGGCCCACCACTGACACCAGTCCAGCATCTGAGTTCACCACCCCCTATTTTTTCACAATGGTGTTTCCTTGCTTGTTTCCTTATGGAAAGGGTGATTACCACATCAACCGTCCAATTTCATGTCGTGCACTCCATGAGTGGGCAGAGCACTTGCTGTGGTACCAGGATGGTAGATTTGCTCGGCATAAAGTGTGGAAGTTTGTTGTTCACAACATGATCTTGAGAAAGCGTACCCTGGAGCAGAGCAGGTACTTTGTTGATCAGCAACTAGGTGACCCACACATAACTGTAGCAGATCTACAAGAGCGACTAGCAAGGGGTGATACCTCATTCACAAACAAGCTTTTGTATTTCGGTGCAAACTTGCGTGGCACAGCTCAGTACTGGCATCAAAGACGCAGAGAGCTTCGTGCCTTTGTTGAgttcagggtcaatgaaaagCATGGATTGCCTTCTTTTTTTATGACTGGAAGCTGTGCAGAGTTTTATTTTCCTCCACTGAAAAGGCTATTGGAAGAGTACATTTTACAGAGCACGGGGGAAGAAGTTAACCTTGCTGAAAATAGCAATGCCAGGTTCAAAGCTATTCAAGAGAACACCCATGTAGTGGTGAGCTACTTTGACCTACGCACCCAGTCATACCATGAAAAGGTACTGAAGGCAGTGTTTGGCGTCTCTGATTATTGGTATCGCTATGAATTTGCTAAGTCCCGGGGTCAAATTCATTGGCATCAGCTCAGCTGGAGAGAGGACAGACAGCCACACCAGCTGTTGCACGAAGCTCGTGAGGATGGATGTGATGAGAATGAGTATGCAGCCATTGGGCAGAGGAAA
- the LOC137982253 gene encoding uncharacterized protein: MTGLHPAGSDREGQSRKDLWPPPEGSADPILGDRDPLVKMLMEIAATQDGMLEDHLLLVNRVGLHSCSDYCLRTPRHPEPGLQPRERVCRMEFGSEFRPGKKLQSGPEVVEDHNGAPRLEMPRDHPRLVQHSRYQLQSWRANGDVSLILSAPPENPSTDDMIAIIDYVCGYTFKDSEPTGATADLFKDMVNAVDTHDADQVSGKSMCAKMLMKTVGRRDQRT, encoded by the coding sequence ATGACAGGATTACACCCAGCTGGCAGTGACAGAGAAGGACAATCAAGAAAAGACCTTTGGCCACCACCCGAGGGTTCGGCTGACCCGATATTAGGTGATAGGGATCCCCTGGTGAAGATGCTCATGGAAATAGCTGCAACACAGGATGGAATGCTGGAAGATCATTTGCTCTTAGTCAACCGAGTTGGTCTGCACAGTTGTTCTGATTATTGCTTGAGGACTCCTCGTCACCCTGAGCCAGGATTGCAACCAAGGGAACGAGTATGTCGTATGGAATTTGGAAGCGAGTTTCGTCCAGGGAAGAAACTGCAGAGTGGGCCAGAAGTTGTGGAAGATCATAACGGAGCTCCTCGCCTTGAGATGCCACGTGACCATCCACGTCTGGTTCAGCATTCTCGCTACCAATTACAGTCTTGGAGAGCAAATGGGGATGTAAGCTTGATTCTTTCGGCACCCCCTGAGAATCCCAGCACTGATGATATGATAGCCATAATTGATTATGTGTGTGGCTACACTTTTAAGGATAGTGAACCTACTGGTGCAACTGCTGATCTCTTTAAGGACATGGTAAATGCTGTTGACACACACGATGCAGACCAAGTGTCCGGGAAGTCAATGTGCGCTAAAATGCTGATGAAGACTGTGGGTAGACGAGATCAGCGGACCTGA